A window from Cyanobacteriota bacterium encodes these proteins:
- the gltB gene encoding glutamate synthase large subunit — MNWNKPITQGLDAGYPGQRWLVEERDACGVGFLADQQGRASHDLVAKALVALGCLEHRGGCSADRDSGDGAGIMTAIPWELFNEWGQAQNLPTLEADRAAIAMIFLPQQADQAAAARQRIEQVVVDEGLRVVTWRVVPIAPQVLGVQARENLPQIEQLIVQSPTFRGDDLERHLYLVRKRIERESLGDELYICSFSGRTIVYKGMVRSEVLGQFYLDLQQPSYRSAFAVYHRRFSTNTMPKWPLAQPMRMLGHNGEINTLLGNINWMRARESDLSHPCWEGRMDDLKPTVNPDNSDSANLDNVMELLVRSDRSPLEAVMIMVPEAYRNQPDLVDHPEVIDFYDYYSGIQEAWDGPALLAFSDGKIVGATLDRNGLRPARYAILQGGLVVVASEAGVIDLPETEILEKGRLGPGQMIAVDLVSHEILKNWDIKQRVASRCPYGQWLREQRYCLEPQAFTEAPLMDAEALLRYQTAFGYTAEDVEMIIQEMAAQGKEPTFCMGDDTPLAVLSDKPHLLYDYFKQRFAQVTNPPIDPLRESLVMSLSVFLGNRGNLLTAMPTDARLLKLESPVLNEAELCRIQTSNFKTTALSTLFDIATGPDGLQQAVHNLCQQALAAVQAGAEILILSDRVSQTKTLSPNAALSPLSPDLSYIPPLLAVGAVHHFLIKHGSRMRASLVVDTAQCWSTHHFACLIGYGASAVCPYLALETVCQWWSDPRTQKLMENGKTPSISLTKAQENYRKAIEAGLLKILSKMGISLLTSYHGAQIFEAIGIGSDLLELGFRGTASRIGGLTVKDLAQEVISFHSRAFPELTVKKLQNYGFVQFLPSGEYHMNNPSMAKALHKAVASKSYDHYEVYKQQLENRPVTALRDLLDFQSDREPIALEDVEPATEIVQRFCTGGMSLGALSREAHETLAIAMNRIGGKSNSGEGGEDPLRYRVLTDVDDSGLSPLFPHLKGLANGDTASSAIKQVASGRFGVTPEYLTNCKQLEIKVAQGAKPGEGGQLPGKKVSPYIAMLRRSKPGVTLISPPPHHDIYSIEDLAQLIFDLHQINPQAKVSVKLVAEIGIGTVAAGVAKANADIIQISGHDGGTGASPLSSIKHAGSPWELGLTEVHRVLMENRLRDRVILRADGGLKTGWDVLMAALMGAEEYGFGSIAMIAEGCIMARVCHTNNCPVGVASQREDLRKRFPGTPEHVVNFFLFIAEEVRSLLARLGYRSLNEVIGRADLLTMRQGVSLKKVDALNLACLLNLPDTRHDRSWLIHEDVHSNGAVLDDQLLADSDIQTAIQQQGIVTKDLAIVNTDRTVGARLSGAIARQYGDAGFEGQITLNFTGSAGQSFGAFNLPGMTLRLVGEANDYVGKGMHGGEIIICPPPDANYDPATNVIIGNTCLYGATGGALYANGQAGERFAVRNSRAIAVIEGAGDHCCEYMTGGVVVVLGRVGRNVGAGMTGGLAYILDEDNTVATKLNPEIVKLQRVQTDAGEQQLRTLIQAHYDRTRSRKAQTILANWATFLPQFWQVVPPSEADSPEVNANAVTEKVLSSVQ; from the coding sequence ATGAACTGGAATAAACCAATAACGCAGGGGTTAGATGCTGGATACCCAGGGCAGCGCTGGCTAGTGGAGGAGCGTGATGCCTGTGGAGTAGGTTTTCTGGCAGACCAGCAGGGGCGAGCTAGTCACGATTTGGTTGCTAAAGCTCTGGTGGCCTTGGGTTGTCTGGAACATCGCGGCGGGTGCAGTGCCGATCGAGATTCTGGGGACGGTGCTGGGATCATGACTGCTATTCCGTGGGAGCTATTCAACGAGTGGGGACAAGCTCAGAACTTACCTACCTTAGAGGCTGATCGTGCTGCAATTGCCATGATCTTTCTGCCGCAACAAGCTGACCAAGCTGCTGCTGCTCGCCAACGGATTGAACAGGTGGTTGTGGATGAAGGGTTGAGAGTGGTGACCTGGCGTGTTGTGCCCATAGCTCCCCAGGTGTTAGGAGTCCAGGCGCGGGAAAACCTACCCCAAATTGAGCAACTGATAGTGCAGTCACCTACCTTCCGTGGGGATGACTTGGAACGCCATCTGTACCTTGTTCGCAAACGGATTGAACGGGAATCTCTAGGCGATGAGTTGTATATCTGTTCCTTTTCTGGTCGGACGATCGTCTACAAAGGTATGGTGCGCTCTGAGGTGCTTGGGCAGTTTTACCTAGACCTCCAGCAACCTAGCTACCGAAGTGCATTTGCTGTCTATCACCGCCGCTTTAGCACTAACACGATGCCCAAGTGGCCGCTGGCCCAGCCTATGCGCATGTTAGGTCACAATGGCGAAATCAATACGTTGCTGGGGAACATCAACTGGATGCGGGCAAGGGAAAGTGACCTATCGCACCCATGCTGGGAAGGCCGAATGGATGACCTAAAGCCTACGGTCAATCCGGATAACAGTGACTCTGCTAATTTAGACAACGTGATGGAATTACTGGTGCGATCGGATCGCAGTCCCCTAGAAGCGGTGATGATCATGGTGCCAGAAGCCTATCGCAACCAACCTGATTTAGTAGATCATCCTGAAGTTATTGACTTCTACGACTATTACAGTGGCATTCAGGAAGCCTGGGATGGCCCTGCATTGCTAGCCTTTAGCGATGGCAAGATTGTGGGGGCTACCCTTGATCGTAATGGTCTGCGTCCAGCGCGCTACGCCATTCTCCAGGGTGGACTGGTAGTAGTGGCTTCTGAGGCTGGAGTGATTGATCTGCCAGAAACTGAGATCTTAGAAAAGGGTCGGTTAGGCCCTGGGCAGATGATTGCCGTAGATTTGGTCAGTCATGAAATCTTGAAGAACTGGGACATCAAGCAACGAGTCGCTAGTCGTTGTCCCTATGGGCAGTGGTTGAGAGAGCAGCGCTATTGTCTAGAGCCACAAGCCTTTACTGAAGCACCCCTGATGGACGCAGAAGCACTGTTACGTTACCAGACCGCCTTCGGCTACACGGCTGAGGACGTGGAAATGATCATTCAGGAGATGGCTGCCCAGGGTAAAGAGCCGACTTTCTGCATGGGTGATGATACTCCCCTTGCTGTACTGTCAGATAAGCCCCACCTACTCTATGACTACTTTAAGCAGCGGTTTGCCCAAGTCACGAATCCCCCCATTGATCCCCTGCGGGAAAGCTTGGTCATGAGCCTGTCTGTGTTTTTAGGAAATCGTGGTAACTTGCTGACGGCGATGCCGACAGATGCCCGGTTGCTGAAGCTTGAGTCTCCTGTGTTAAATGAGGCAGAATTGTGCCGGATCCAAACCTCTAATTTCAAGACTACGGCTCTGTCTACTCTGTTTGATATTGCTACTGGCCCAGATGGTCTGCAACAAGCGGTTCACAACCTTTGTCAACAGGCACTGGCTGCTGTACAGGCGGGAGCGGAGATTTTAATCCTCAGCGATCGGGTCTCCCAGACCAAAACGCTTAGCCCCAATGCTGCCCTATCTCCCCTCTCGCCTGACTTAAGCTACATTCCTCCCCTGCTGGCCGTGGGTGCTGTGCACCACTTTTTGATTAAGCATGGCTCCCGAATGCGGGCCTCCTTGGTGGTAGATACTGCCCAATGTTGGAGTACGCATCACTTTGCTTGTCTGATTGGCTATGGTGCTAGTGCTGTGTGTCCCTATCTAGCGCTGGAAACCGTCTGTCAATGGTGGTCAGACCCTCGCACTCAAAAGCTGATGGAAAATGGCAAAACTCCTAGCATTAGCTTGACCAAAGCCCAGGAAAATTACCGGAAGGCGATCGAAGCTGGTTTACTGAAGATCCTCTCTAAGATGGGTATTTCGCTGTTGACTAGCTACCACGGGGCGCAGATTTTTGAGGCAATTGGTATCGGCTCTGATTTGTTAGAGCTTGGCTTCCGGGGCACAGCCTCTCGCATCGGTGGCTTGACTGTGAAAGACCTTGCACAGGAGGTTATCTCCTTCCATAGCCGTGCTTTTCCAGAACTGACGGTCAAAAAGCTGCAAAACTATGGATTCGTGCAGTTTCTGCCTAGTGGGGAATACCACATGAATAACCCCAGCATGGCCAAGGCACTCCATAAGGCGGTTGCTAGTAAGAGTTACGACCACTACGAGGTCTACAAGCAACAGTTGGAAAATCGTCCAGTCACTGCCTTACGAGATTTACTAGATTTCCAGTCTGATCGGGAGCCGATCGCCCTAGAAGACGTAGAACCTGCAACGGAAATTGTCCAACGGTTCTGTACAGGTGGCATGTCCTTGGGGGCGTTGTCTCGTGAAGCCCATGAAACCTTAGCGATCGCCATGAACCGCATCGGTGGCAAGTCTAACTCTGGCGAGGGGGGTGAAGATCCTCTGCGCTATCGGGTGTTGACTGATGTGGACGACAGCGGTCTCTCACCCCTGTTCCCCCACCTTAAGGGATTGGCTAATGGTGACACGGCTAGCTCTGCCATCAAACAAGTGGCATCGGGCCGATTTGGTGTGACCCCGGAATATCTCACCAACTGCAAGCAGCTAGAAATTAAGGTAGCCCAAGGTGCTAAGCCTGGAGAGGGTGGTCAACTTCCTGGCAAGAAAGTTAGCCCCTACATTGCGATGCTGCGTCGCTCTAAGCCCGGAGTAACTTTAATTTCGCCCCCGCCCCACCACGATATCTATTCCATCGAAGATTTAGCGCAGCTCATCTTTGACTTGCACCAGATTAACCCTCAAGCCAAGGTGTCAGTAAAACTGGTGGCAGAAATTGGTATTGGCACCGTTGCTGCTGGCGTTGCTAAGGCTAATGCTGACATTATTCAGATTTCTGGTCATGACGGTGGCACTGGAGCCTCTCCCCTGAGTTCTATCAAACATGCAGGTAGTCCCTGGGAACTGGGACTGACGGAAGTGCATCGGGTGCTGATGGAAAATCGCTTGCGCGATCGGGTCATTCTCCGGGCTGATGGCGGTCTGAAAACAGGCTGGGATGTGTTAATGGCTGCGCTGATGGGCGCTGAAGAATATGGCTTTGGTTCCATCGCGATGATTGCCGAAGGCTGCATTATGGCACGGGTCTGCCACACTAACAACTGCCCTGTAGGAGTGGCTAGCCAGCGGGAAGACCTGCGCAAGCGCTTCCCTGGCACACCAGAGCATGTAGTGAACTTTTTCTTGTTTATTGCTGAAGAGGTACGATCGCTGTTGGCACGCTTAGGTTATCGCTCCCTAAACGAGGTGATTGGTCGGGCTGACCTACTGACGATGCGCCAAGGGGTGTCTCTGAAGAAGGTCGATGCTCTTAACTTGGCCTGTTTACTGAATTTGCCAGATACTCGCCATGACCGCAGTTGGCTTATCCATGAGGACGTTCACAGCAATGGGGCTGTGCTGGATGACCAGCTACTAGCAGATTCTGACATTCAAACCGCAATTCAGCAGCAAGGCATTGTTACTAAAGACCTAGCAATCGTTAACACCGATCGCACAGTGGGTGCGCGGCTATCGGGGGCGATCGCGCGGCAGTATGGCGATGCTGGCTTTGAGGGACAAATTACCCTCAACTTTACTGGCAGTGCTGGTCAGAGCTTTGGAGCCTTTAATCTTCCTGGTATGACCCTCAGGCTAGTAGGTGAAGCTAACGATTACGTGGGCAAAGGTATGCACGGCGGTGAGATTATTATTTGTCCTCCTCCTGATGCCAACTACGACCCAGCTACCAATGTGATTATTGGTAACACCTGCCTCTATGGGGCGACGGGTGGCGCGCTCTATGCCAACGGACAAGCGGGCGAGCGCTTTGCTGTCCGTAATTCTAGAGCGATCGCTGTGATTGAAGGGGCAGGAGATCACTGCTGTGAATACATGACGGGCGGAGTAGTTGTGGTGTTGGGCCGGGTAGGTCGCAATGTGGGTGCTGGCATGACGGGTGGCTTGGCCTATATTCTAGATGAGGACAATACTGTGGCTACCAAGCTTAACCCAGAGATTGTTAAGCTTCAGCGGGTACAAACGGATGCCGGTGAGCAGCAATTAAGGACGCTAATTCAAGCTCACTACGATCGCACCCGTAGCCGAAAGGCACAGACTATCCTAGCCAACTGGGCAACCTTCTTGCCCCAGTTCTGGCAAGTTGTGCCTCCATCCGAAGCAGATTCACCTGAAGTGAATGCTAACGCTGTAACAGAAAAGGTGCTAAGTTCTGTACAGTAA